A region of Candidatus Eremiobacteraceae bacterium DNA encodes the following proteins:
- a CDS encoding inositol monophosphatase family protein — MNLRLRTAERASRSAGKLLRDMLGSALGVRSKGLRSNLVTEADTASERLIREIIGADFPDDAILGEEGGTSGDARSGRWIVDPLDGTTNYAHGYRCFSVSIAYESGDGLQVGVVYDPMADELFSAAAGAGAHLNGAQLHASARSDLRDGLLVTGFPPIGADDDLENLRVMGRFMRRAQAIRRDGSAALDLCYVAAGRFEGFWEAGLHAWDVAAGALIVNEGGGRVSDYSGAPLRIDCGELIASNGLVHDAMLDVLRGEK, encoded by the coding sequence ATGAATCTTCGATTGCGCACGGCCGAACGCGCGAGCCGATCCGCCGGGAAACTTCTCCGCGACATGCTCGGCTCCGCGCTTGGGGTGCGCTCGAAAGGCCTGCGCTCCAATCTCGTGACCGAAGCCGACACGGCGTCGGAGCGTCTCATCCGCGAGATCATCGGTGCCGACTTCCCGGACGACGCGATCCTAGGTGAAGAAGGCGGAACGTCCGGCGATGCGCGCAGCGGCCGCTGGATTGTTGACCCTCTCGACGGCACGACGAACTACGCGCACGGGTATCGCTGTTTCAGCGTTTCGATCGCGTACGAGTCCGGCGACGGCTTGCAGGTCGGTGTCGTGTACGATCCCATGGCCGACGAACTCTTCAGCGCGGCGGCCGGCGCGGGAGCGCATTTGAACGGCGCGCAGCTGCATGCCTCTGCTCGTTCAGATCTGCGCGACGGATTGCTCGTCACCGGATTTCCGCCGATCGGGGCGGATGACGATTTGGAAAACTTGCGTGTCATGGGGCGCTTCATGCGCCGCGCGCAAGCCATACGGCGCGATGGTTCGGCTGCGCTCGATCTCTGTTACGTCGCGGCCGGGCGATTCGAAGGATTTTGGGAAGCTGGATTGCACGCCTGGGACGTCGCAGCCGGCGCGCTCATCGTGAACGAGGGGGGAGGGCGCGTGTCGGATTATTCCGGCGCTCCGTTGCGCATCGATTGCGGCGAACTCATCGCCTCTAACGGACTCGTGCACGACGCGATGCTCGACGTGCTTCGTGGCGAGAAATAA
- a CDS encoding nucleotidyltransferase family protein translates to MARNKVGGAADAGRTANVGRTANVGRTFTVRRRAVKVRPTFLTPTVAVVILAAGAGERFGGAKLTSLLHGTVLAQRAIDAACASRGVACFLIAGAHAESLLAVADPRRCAIVTNAKWREGISSSIRAGVATAASYDACIFMLADQPNITREDVNALIRELELHRTSIVALKTGSVWGAPVAYPRRDYPALAKLKGDLGAKSYAATQRKRLRFVRAAEPRAFDDVDTEADLLRAQRDSARPRRPHARRTS, encoded by the coding sequence GTGGCGAGAAATAAGGTGGGTGGCGCGGCGGATGCGGGGCGGACGGCAAATGTGGGGCGGACGGCAAATGTGGGGCGGACCTTTACGGTCCGCCGGCGGGCCGTAAAGGTCCGCCCCACATTCCTAACTCCGACGGTCGCGGTCGTAATCCTCGCTGCCGGCGCCGGTGAACGCTTTGGCGGTGCCAAACTGACATCGCTGCTGCACGGCACTGTTCTCGCTCAGCGCGCGATCGACGCCGCATGCGCGTCGCGCGGCGTCGCGTGCTTTCTCATCGCCGGTGCGCACGCGGAGTCACTGCTCGCTGTCGCGGATCCGCGACGTTGCGCGATAGTGACGAATGCGAAATGGCGTGAGGGCATTTCCTCTTCGATCCGCGCGGGCGTGGCCACGGCCGCCTCCTACGACGCGTGCATCTTCATGTTGGCCGATCAGCCCAACATCACGCGCGAAGACGTCAACGCCCTCATCCGAGAGCTTGAGCTCCATCGCACATCAATCGTCGCGCTCAAGACGGGCAGCGTCTGGGGAGCGCCCGTTGCGTATCCTCGACGCGACTATCCGGCGCTTGCAAAACTCAAGGGCGACTTGGGCGCGAAATCGTATGCGGCGACGCAGCGCAAGCGCCTCCGGTTTGTGCGCGCAGCCGAACCTCGCGCGTTCGACGACGTGGACACGGAAGCTGATCTGCTCCGCGCGCAGAGAGATTCGGCTCGCCCTAGACGTCCCCACGCACGCCGAACGAGCTGA
- a CDS encoding acylphosphatase, which produces MPRLHLTVRGRVQGVFYRSTALERARDLGLSGWVRNRTDGSMEILAEGDEESIAALRAWCVKGPPGAVVRSVEEIDELESGEFSSFGVRGDV; this is translated from the coding sequence ATGCCGAGACTCCACCTCACCGTCCGCGGTCGCGTCCAAGGCGTGTTTTATCGATCGACCGCGCTCGAGCGCGCGCGCGACCTCGGCCTCAGTGGGTGGGTTCGCAATCGGACCGACGGGTCGATGGAGATACTGGCCGAAGGCGACGAGGAATCGATCGCAGCGTTGCGCGCGTGGTGTGTCAAGGGACCGCCCGGCGCAGTCGTGCGATCCGTCGAGGAGATCGACGAGCTCGAATCCGGCGAGTTCAGCTCGTTCGGCGTGCGTGGGGACGTCTAG
- a CDS encoding serine hydrolase domain-containing protein → MRFPFAAIILASCISVLSACGGSGAIVGPPVMATPKPTLPPTSIDDIVQNNYPGGWGVELAIYKNGALAYEKGYGLRDRGLPDTFVNQNIWGIEQPDKLFNMPRGQFKPDAATAFDLASVSKEFTAGAILLLQQDGKLSVNDPLSKYFPGIPDATQITLLDLLNHTSGLVEYNNFGSYPDFSAAYAQFMADGQTNYQPIATALQSFPLLFTPGTQYNYSNTDYVLLGTIVAHVSGEPLGTFLRQRIFGPLGMTQTNQGYPTPPVTDLALGYAFDGVSVVRTWQWNLQWLAGPGGLTSTVGDIEKWDEAVRAPGIFTQASLTQMFTPCAFPQSYGTYADGWFISTLGGHPYVWHDGAIGGFVTMNATFPADDIDIIVLVNDFTGTDPYFIIPQLFPIALTMNNAPSRRH, encoded by the coding sequence ATGCGCTTCCCATTCGCCGCGATTATCCTGGCATCGTGCATCAGTGTTCTATCTGCGTGCGGGGGGTCGGGCGCGATTGTGGGTCCGCCCGTGATGGCGACTCCCAAACCGACGTTGCCGCCGACGAGTATCGACGACATCGTTCAGAACAATTACCCTGGCGGCTGGGGCGTGGAGCTCGCGATTTACAAGAACGGCGCGCTTGCGTATGAAAAGGGATACGGGCTTCGCGATCGCGGCTTGCCGGACACGTTCGTGAACCAGAATATCTGGGGCATCGAGCAGCCGGACAAACTTTTCAACATGCCGCGCGGTCAGTTCAAACCGGATGCGGCGACCGCATTCGATCTCGCGTCGGTGAGCAAAGAGTTCACCGCGGGCGCGATTCTGCTCTTGCAACAAGACGGAAAGCTCTCGGTCAACGATCCGCTCTCCAAGTATTTTCCGGGCATACCCGACGCGACGCAGATCACGCTGCTAGATCTGCTGAATCATACTAGCGGCTTGGTCGAATACAACAATTTCGGCTCGTACCCGGACTTCAGCGCCGCGTATGCGCAGTTCATGGCGGACGGGCAGACGAACTATCAGCCGATCGCCACCGCGCTCCAGTCGTTTCCATTGCTCTTCACACCCGGAACGCAGTACAACTACAGCAACACCGACTACGTCCTGCTCGGCACGATCGTGGCGCACGTCAGCGGTGAGCCGTTAGGGACGTTCTTGCGTCAGCGCATTTTCGGGCCGCTCGGAATGACGCAGACGAATCAAGGATATCCGACGCCGCCCGTCACGGACCTCGCGCTCGGCTATGCGTTCGACGGTGTCTCCGTCGTGCGGACCTGGCAGTGGAACCTGCAGTGGCTCGCTGGACCCGGCGGGCTCACATCCACCGTTGGCGATATCGAGAAATGGGATGAAGCGGTGCGAGCGCCGGGGATCTTCACGCAGGCGTCGTTGACGCAGATGTTCACGCCCTGCGCCTTCCCGCAATCGTACGGCACCTACGCCGACGGCTGGTTCATATCTACGCTCGGTGGTCACCCCTACGTCTGGCACGACGGTGCGATCGGCGGCTTCGTCACGATGAACGCGACGTTCCCCGCCGACGACATCGACATCATCGTCCTCGTCAACGATTTCACCGGGACCGATCCGTATTTCATCATTCCGCAGCTTTTCCCAATCGCCCTGACAATGAATAACGCTCCGAGCCGGCGACATTAG
- a CDS encoding amylo-alpha-1,6-glucosidase, whose translation MAKRSYAFPVAASFSPRLRAIPWYTVSETELEVGASLGNSAVWVNTKSTGAIERVFSLDRGTSFFGSVIIRYAGSGAVPKDASSEDAASTYIALEHDAPATVELHPVFSRRRFSIGGAVSVTETTFVPLTNDLCDPPVAFVASELRSTDDCAHNLRVTAFARLRGNMSDDIVAHFDDDISGLVAWNESDRDAVRVFGLDVAPTRYATSFNFGSVTNPSHQVPLKNDTSARGDVLGALQLDISLQPGSTFNFCVMAGAYNGGQPKRSLVRAQLAGWESALKDSESHMEDMLDKARVLTPDISINHGALWSKVNMRRVMGTYPQGPAFTNEPGMSSNVVMRDAAWFIFGCDHFKPDFSRALLEKFAALQYPDGKIAEYYNAIDGRREDYGLNINDDTPLFIMAVNHHFRSSGDTDWLKSIYPSVTRAAECMIAQLDDRGLVVCTAADPRGNVWGIAGWRNIIENYCVNGAVTEINAECAAALRAAGHLAENIDRPKQESKKWFDAGERVRAAMDEHLRNPENGLYYLNIDLDGNVHTDVTGDQVFPVMLRVCDEETGYRIISRLNAPDFWTEAGLRTASRNDARYDPSANNGLIGGVWPGLTWWYAFAAARYHPEFMMRALRSSFQHFAADPKLNNTIPGQFSEWFDGESLINRGMRLSPWEPPRFLWAAVEGLCGLMLTPKEPHISPVIPRRWGWVGVRRICYHGEEISFFATRQNDSFVVYVTGAVETDSHAERYEKDVSDDATAFSAVAAVIAFSRRNAFVVLVGNVSDETASIPLNIAKLVNADSHYRLRIYNGERDAWEEEVRKNGRALASLAVTIEAHGFRLIEVQNKR comes from the coding sequence ATGGCCAAGCGCTCGTACGCGTTCCCCGTCGCCGCCTCATTCTCTCCGCGTCTCCGAGCCATCCCGTGGTATACCGTCTCCGAGACAGAGCTCGAAGTCGGGGCAAGCCTCGGAAACAGTGCCGTGTGGGTCAACACGAAGAGCACCGGCGCGATTGAACGGGTCTTCAGTCTCGATCGCGGCACGTCGTTTTTTGGATCGGTGATCATCCGGTACGCGGGCAGCGGGGCCGTGCCAAAGGATGCCAGCTCGGAAGACGCGGCCTCAACATACATCGCGCTCGAGCACGACGCGCCGGCCACCGTCGAACTTCACCCCGTCTTCTCGCGCCGCCGGTTCTCAATAGGCGGTGCAGTGTCTGTCACCGAGACGACGTTCGTGCCGCTCACGAACGACTTGTGCGACCCGCCCGTCGCATTCGTCGCCTCAGAACTGCGCAGCACGGACGACTGCGCGCACAACTTACGCGTGACCGCATTCGCGCGCTTGCGCGGGAACATGAGCGACGACATCGTCGCGCATTTTGACGACGATATCTCCGGGCTCGTCGCATGGAACGAGAGCGATCGCGATGCCGTTCGCGTGTTCGGCCTCGACGTTGCGCCGACGCGCTATGCGACGTCGTTCAATTTCGGAAGTGTCACCAACCCATCGCATCAAGTACCACTCAAGAATGATACGTCTGCTCGGGGCGATGTGCTCGGCGCGCTGCAACTCGACATCTCACTCCAGCCCGGTTCGACATTCAACTTCTGCGTGATGGCAGGCGCTTACAACGGCGGCCAGCCAAAGCGCAGCCTCGTGCGGGCGCAGCTGGCAGGATGGGAAAGCGCGCTGAAAGACTCCGAGTCGCACATGGAAGACATGCTCGACAAAGCGCGTGTCCTTACCCCCGACATCTCGATCAACCATGGCGCGCTCTGGAGCAAGGTCAACATGCGTCGCGTGATGGGGACGTATCCGCAGGGACCTGCCTTTACCAATGAGCCGGGAATGTCGTCGAACGTCGTGATGCGCGACGCGGCGTGGTTCATTTTCGGCTGCGACCACTTCAAGCCGGACTTCTCACGCGCGCTGCTCGAGAAATTCGCCGCGCTGCAATATCCCGACGGCAAGATCGCCGAGTACTACAACGCGATCGACGGACGCCGCGAAGACTACGGCCTCAACATCAACGATGATACGCCGCTTTTCATCATGGCGGTGAATCACCATTTCCGCTCCAGCGGCGACACCGATTGGCTGAAATCTATCTATCCTTCGGTCACCCGCGCCGCCGAATGCATGATCGCGCAGTTGGATGACCGAGGTCTTGTCGTCTGCACGGCGGCCGATCCGCGCGGCAACGTCTGGGGAATCGCCGGCTGGCGCAACATCATCGAGAATTATTGCGTGAACGGCGCGGTGACCGAGATCAACGCCGAATGCGCGGCGGCACTACGGGCAGCGGGCCATCTCGCAGAGAACATCGATCGTCCGAAACAAGAATCGAAGAAATGGTTCGACGCCGGCGAGCGTGTCCGCGCGGCGATGGACGAACACCTGCGCAATCCCGAAAACGGGCTTTACTATCTGAACATCGATCTCGACGGAAACGTCCACACCGACGTGACCGGCGATCAGGTATTTCCCGTGATGCTGCGGGTCTGCGACGAAGAGACAGGATACCGCATCATCAGCCGGCTCAACGCGCCGGATTTTTGGACCGAAGCCGGTTTGCGCACGGCATCGCGCAACGACGCCCGCTACGATCCGTCGGCGAACAACGGATTGATCGGCGGCGTCTGGCCCGGCCTGACGTGGTGGTATGCATTCGCTGCCGCCCGCTACCACCCGGAATTCATGATGCGGGCGTTGCGGTCGTCATTCCAACATTTCGCCGCCGATCCGAAATTGAACAACACGATTCCCGGTCAGTTCAGCGAGTGGTTCGACGGCGAAAGCCTCATCAACCGCGGCATGCGACTCAGTCCTTGGGAGCCGCCTCGGTTCCTCTGGGCTGCGGTCGAAGGCCTTTGCGGCCTCATGCTCACGCCAAAGGAGCCGCACATCAGCCCGGTGATTCCCCGTCGTTGGGGATGGGTCGGAGTGCGCCGAATCTGCTACCACGGCGAGGAGATCTCGTTCTTCGCCACCCGGCAGAACGACTCGTTCGTCGTGTACGTCACGGGCGCCGTCGAGACGGATTCGCACGCCGAACGCTACGAGAAAGACGTCTCCGACGACGCGACAGCGTTTTCGGCGGTGGCAGCCGTCATCGCGTTTTCCCGTCGCAACGCGTTCGTCGTCTTAGTGGGCAACGTCAGCGACGAGACCGCCTCAATCCCACTGAATATCGCCAAACTCGTCAACGCCGACAGCCACTACCGGCTCCGCATCTATAACGGCGAGCGCGATGCTTGGGAAGAAGAAGTGCGAAAAAACGGACGAGCGCTTGCTTCGCTTGCCGTCACGATCGAAGCGCACGGTTTTCGTTTGATCGAAGTCCAGAACAAGCGCTGA
- a CDS encoding glycosyltransferase family 4 protein, translated as MHPRVLFVSSYPPRQCGIATFTEDVRDAYDALTGMTSTVIAMDEQGSARLYPEFVVGSIRRDDAASYAYAARLVNSSDADVVNIQHEYGLFGGERGEYLLEFIRAVHRPVVVTLHTTVPNPDDATLRVTRELCRLADVVIVLTNASRSILARDYGVDPTTVHVIMHGVPDVSPYHGQFFKQLHGLEDRTVISTFGLLSRGKGIESLVEALPAVIERHPEVTYVLWGETHPEVRRADGERYRDSLQARAAELSLGDRFRLVNRYMPDEDVVGALLATDLYVSPSLDPHQAVSGTLSYAVACGRAVIATEYQYAKELLGDGRGITVPFRDPQSLAAAMLAVLDDPGLRASLESSAYAFGRDMVWPKIATAYRGVFVDALSEQLGALSQAHSTSRR; from the coding sequence GTGCATCCGCGGGTGCTGTTCGTCAGTTCCTATCCGCCGCGCCAGTGTGGCATCGCCACGTTCACCGAAGACGTGCGCGATGCGTACGATGCGCTGACCGGGATGACGAGTACGGTCATCGCCATGGACGAGCAGGGCTCCGCTCGCCTGTATCCTGAGTTCGTCGTCGGCTCTATCCGGCGCGACGACGCCGCGTCCTACGCCTATGCCGCGCGTCTCGTGAACTCATCGGATGCCGACGTCGTGAACATCCAGCACGAGTATGGCCTGTTCGGCGGCGAGCGGGGTGAATATCTGCTCGAATTCATCCGTGCCGTGCACCGTCCGGTCGTGGTGACGCTTCACACCACCGTTCCCAATCCCGACGATGCGACGCTGCGGGTCACGCGCGAATTGTGCCGCCTCGCCGACGTCGTCATCGTGTTGACGAACGCGAGCCGCTCGATCTTGGCGCGCGATTACGGAGTCGATCCGACGACCGTTCACGTGATCATGCACGGCGTTCCCGACGTTTCGCCGTATCACGGACAGTTCTTCAAGCAGCTGCACGGGCTGGAAGATCGAACGGTGATCTCCACGTTCGGTCTCTTGAGCCGCGGCAAGGGCATCGAATCGCTGGTCGAGGCGCTGCCGGCAGTGATCGAACGTCATCCTGAAGTGACGTACGTCCTTTGGGGCGAGACCCATCCTGAAGTCCGCCGCGCGGATGGCGAGCGCTATCGCGACTCGCTTCAGGCGCGGGCGGCGGAGCTTTCGCTCGGCGACCGTTTCCGACTCGTCAATCGCTACATGCCGGATGAAGATGTCGTCGGTGCCTTGCTCGCGACCGACCTCTATGTCTCACCATCGCTTGATCCGCACCAAGCCGTGAGCGGCACGCTGTCGTACGCGGTGGCGTGCGGGCGAGCGGTCATCGCGACCGAATATCAGTACGCAAAGGAATTGCTCGGCGATGGGCGCGGCATCACCGTGCCGTTCCGCGACCCGCAATCCCTCGCCGCCGCTATGTTGGCGGTGTTGGATGATCCAGGTCTGCGCGCCAGCCTGGAGTCGTCGGCCTACGCCTTTGGCCGCGATATGGTCTGGCCGAAGATTGCGACCGCGTATCGTGGTGTCTTCGTCGATGCCCTGAGCGAGCAGCTTGGCGCTCTCTCGCAGGCGCATTCCACATCGCGCAGATGA